One Vicia villosa cultivar HV-30 ecotype Madison, WI linkage group LG5, Vvil1.0, whole genome shotgun sequence genomic window, TCTTATGCATCTTTGACCGCTTGAACCAACTTTGACACTTGTTTGTTGTTGTCCTAAAGTCACTATAAAGGATGTTGCATATTCACGTGTTTTAATCATCAAAACCATGATGTTATCAGGGCTAGTCATATCTTGCTTATTTATGAGCTTTGATCATTTCTTGTTAAACCTGCATGCACAAGTTTTACATAACACCCCCGACATAACCTAATTTTTAAAGAAGGTGATTATAATTAACGGTTTATCCAGGTAAAGCTCTTCCTTAGACATGTCGCTTTGTTTGTAGACGTGTGAACCATTCCCCTTCAAAACGTGGCTTTGGCTCCAAAAGTTACAAAATAAGACCAAACATCGATATTCTGATTCCGTCTCTATGACACAGGCCTTCGCATGAGCCTCTTCATTGAGAGGGGtaataaaaaaaccaattttcGAAATGTTTTATGCCATTGGAATACGCTTTGAAGTAATAAATAATATGCATCAGTATAATCAAGCCTTGACCCTGAACTCAATTCAATGCACTCTATTGTACCTTGAAAAGACAGAAGaagagtgatatatatatatatatatatatatatatatatatatatatatatatatatatatatatatatatatatatatatatatatatatatatatatatatgagtttcCTCCCTGATAGTTACTCCAGTATTAGAAGAATTTGATTAAGGCCCAAGTCACAAAGTTCAATTGAGAGGGAGAAATCATCAAATGGTTTAGACCTTCAACTTTGAAACTATGAAAAGGAAATCAAAGATCTAAGATTTAAAAGGTGCACTCATAAAAAGGTATAACGTATTATCCAATGTCACTACAAATCCTTTTATCTTTCTTAGTGATCAATACACACTAGTTAAAAGAAGGACCCACTTCAAGAAAAACCCTTTTGAGACTACCTTCGCGAGCAAAGATAGAAACAGTTGCCGAAATTGTGGAGTCTACCCAAGCAACAGAAATATCCTCCTTCACTTTTTGAGTCATGGTGGGTACGTAAAAAAATGGTTTGTTGCAAGAACACAGATGATGAAAGAACAAAGGTAATATACAAAGAAATTGTATAATTCTCCTAAAAAAATCGGGCAATTTCTTACTATAAGAGAAAAATTGAGCACTATCAGCAGTTCAAGTTTCCTATAAAAAAACACCCAAGTACTCTAGTTGCCAAAGGTCATCATGGTAAAGTATCTGAAGAGACATCTAAAGCATGAAGCGCATTTAAGGTGAAGATTCCACATTACAATGACACCACATCACGACTTTTCACTCCAATCAGGAAACGACCAACAAAAAAGACAAATGTATCAAAGCTCTCACCCTACAAAGCAGAGGCAGTGGCTTGATCCAGAGAGTTGAACGATCCACCGCATCACATGTGGTGCATGTATTTTATCCTAATTAAGAATGCATGTAATCTTATAGATATCCGCAGTTCACGCCAAAAGGTTAGTGAGTAGTTATATCCCCCCTAATATACAAGGGGAAACACGCCATTtttcatgtatttttttaattcaaattccACCGCACTACAAACTATCATTGCAATCTGCATCCGCTGATCACTAATTGAATCTGATTTCCTTGAGGaacaattataatttaaaaaaaatacaatttaatatgtaaaaacacAATCTAAAACTAGTCATGTAAACCAAGCCAAATCAATACtccactacctataataaataaaggtattttagtaaatgatgttaatcttttcattaaaatcaacacatctaatcattttcttaagaaccgcacAGCTCAAAtaggacacttattatgagacggagggagtattattttatttttgtatgaaaTAGTTGTTTCTTAAAACAATTCACATAGCACTACTAAGTGGGCATAAAAGGAAAACAACCTAGTTCTGAAAGTGGCTGAGCTTGGTGGCAATGACCGAACCGGAGGAAAGTCACATTCAGGAAATGGATTGCATGTGGAGTGTACATGGTACGATGGTGAGGATTAGATGGATCAACGGTAAAACATGATGGTCCACCATAAACCACATTTAGCACACTAACACTTGAAATAGCAATGTGAGAATCTTCTATTTTGAGTATTTTGCAGTATTTGCATGTGGCTTCATCCTCTCTTTTTTGCTGTATTGGTATTCTTTCCTAGTACTACACAGCCACTAATTTGTCTTTATCCTTAAACTACTTTTGTCACAATAAAAGTGTGATTCAAATATTACTCATACTCAATAACACAACAATGTCACCAAAGATAGAGAAAACTGGGGAGATGAAAAGGAAGAACTTGAATGAAGCTGAAAATGTTTCTCATACTGAACCAACCAACCTTAACAACCAGGTAAAACCTTGTTCATCCactctatttttttttgtttagcaATGTTGATATAATTTAGGGCTGTTTTTGCTTTTAGACTAGTTAATTTGTATGCTATGAAAGTAGATTAAACCCTTTGGTTCTCAGTTTTGATAAACCTATTCATGGATGTATATGCTTGGTACTCAATTTTATCCTAACATTCAACTTGTTgctttgtatatatatattcaGTCAGATCCTTTGGATTGCTCTCCTTCTGTCAGAAAGAAATTAAATCCGAATTGCAATAGCCGCCGCATTTTGAGATCTTCTAAAAAGCGGGTTGAAACTGAAAAAACATTGCCAGGACGTTTAGAGCCTCATATGTCTCCAGCTAAAATTGTTGAAAATTCAGCAGTAGGTGGACCAGAAGTAATTGAGGAAAAAGATGAATGTTCATCCTTATCCCTTAGTCTCAAACTAAGTGACTTGGTTGCCATGGtgggagatgatgatgatgatgatgacgattcGGAAACACAAAGTCGGTATGAAGACAATGTTAATGCATATCAAGTGAAGCCGGAGTATATGGAGATATTAAGAAAAATCATCGACAAGCATGGAGATATTGCTAAGAATTGTCAGGCAAAATCAGTGAAATTTCGTTCGATGATGTTGGAGATAATCTGTGAAGTCATATCAGCATTGGACAAGAAAGATGTCACAAACTTGAAAGGAGTGAAAAAGATGATCGGTCAAATCGATGATGTAAAAGAGATGAAGGTGGAGGTTGAGTGGCTTCACACGAGGCTCACTGAGATACTTGAGGCAAGGCAGGTTTTTAAGCAATGTGGCAAGCTGAAAGAGAAAATAGACAACATTACGGGGTTTACTGAAATTGCTGAGAGTGAATTGAAAGAGTGcgaagatgagaagaagaaatTGTGGCTGAAGCTTAAGGAAATATGTGATATAGAGGCCGATTGGAAAAAGAGATTGGCTAGAATGCAAGAAGAGTCCATCATGGCATCTCAAAGTGTCAAAGATGCCATGTCTAAAGTTAAACGATTTTATAAGCGCTCCCTGATCGATGATTTGCTCTAGTATGATGCAATTTCATCTCCCTTTTTATGTTTTCTTCATATCAGTGGTTTTAGGATTGGTTGTGTTTAAACTGTTTTAATTTTAAGACTGTTGTTTCCTAACTCAAGCATGACAAAAACAATTACAAGTGGAATTTCGTAACAAATGTGTAAGGTTATATCCAATTATAAATTTATGCATGGTGATTTGAATTTCCATTTGAATGTGCCTTATAGATTTGGTTATTTGATGAGCTGATTGATGATAAAAGATGTTTGCAGTGGAGCTTATTAAGTATATTTGTAGTGAATGATATTGGAAGAGCGATAACACTGATCCGATGAGGGGATGCAGCTCTCGCGAATTTTCGCAGCAGAGACTTGATTCCGAATATGGTGTTGAGGAATTGTGAGGGTTCTGCAAGGTTTTAAGAGATTGTGcgagaaagaaatttaagaatGAGGTTGTGACAGGTTTGAAAAATATTCCATTACAAAATGAATTGATTTAGGAACTGTTGCATCAACAAGTGATGAATGGTCTCACTGTACTGTACTATACTGGAAAACCATGGGGTAAGAAAGTCACTAAGTTTAATCTATTCCTGCACTTTCATATATGCACTGTCTTGATATTTTATTGTTGATGGAAAGTCTAGTCTAACCAGTCTTTTGTTTTATTGTTACAAACATGTCTATGTGTCTTCTAATAATCAATATACAGATAAGCAATTTTAATTGTATTAGAATAATTTAAAGCTAATTTGTTCAAGATATAtccatatatatattcttttggtTCTTCGACTTCTCTTACTTTGTCAGAATTGATGACAAGAATTCAGGAATCAAATGCTTTTGCTTACTAAAATTGTTAAGAGAAAAGAGTGGAAATTGGAGGGTTGGTAGTGGtaggaggagaagaagaacaaggtGACCTCATTTAGATCATATGAAATCGTCCACGTACCTCCAGAGCAAAACACGAGGGCATATGCCCTGTTCAAGCTTGCAAGCACGAAAGGTGTAGGCGGTAACCATTCTCTCATTCAAGAGACATCGAACAAATCTAGTCTCGTCACACCTAGCCTGGTAGTGGCCATGAATGACAGTACCGTGTGCGCCTCTCATGGATGAGACTGATAATATTTTACAAGTCAACACCCTACCGAGCGACCTTGTAGAGGCCAACCTCATAAAGAGAATGACATGTTCATATTTGATCATTTGAAGGAAAATATATTGAAGAGGCTTGTCAACTCCTTTGTTAAAATGTGCGGAAAAAGACTGGAATGACCTTATCTTTAGCCAAGCACCTTATCATAGGGGTGACTCTTCCCATTTTATATAACTAGTATGTCATTATAATGTACTTGGCGGTCAATCTTCTCCCCCTTTTCACCTCCGACTCATCCTCTAGTAATAggtcgttttcaaatatcttaatATGGACGACCTCTGTTCCTCTGACCTATGACTAGCATGTTTCAAATTTTGTGCTAGGAACCATAAATGTTTTTTGAATCATTGTCTTGTTATGACCTTGTCTCCAGCTTTGAGAGCAGGTATGCCCTAAAGTTCTCATTTCCTGGTGCATAGATCATTTTAAAGTGTTTGAAATTTTTGGCCATCTCTTGAACCATCTTTAAATATCTTAGCAAATGTGCTTCCTTGGTTTGATACTCATTTGTCAATTAGTTTATGACAAACTGAGATTCACTCTGGGCACAAAATTTATGGCCCCAATTTCTTTTAATAAACTCATTCCAACGATTATGGCCTCATATTCTACTTCGTAGTTTCTAGCATTGAATTTGAAATGTAAGGACTGCTCATTCAAGTAGCTTCCTGGACCTTCCAATACTACTTCGACTCCACTCACCTTCAAATCGTAAGATCCATCTGCAAACAAGATCCATGTGTGAGGATCTTCTTCCTTCATAGATGATATGAACTCCACCAGAAAGTCAATGAGAATTTGAGGTTTAATTCTACTTCTTGTTGCGAAAGTGATATTAAACTCTCATAATTGAATAGCTCATGGGACCATTCTTTTTGACAAACCCAGCTTTTTTCAACACAAGGAGCATAGGATAATTTGTCTCTACTATGACATGATGACCCTAGGGTCTTAATTTTCTTGTTACGACGATGACTACCAACACTAACCTCTCAATCTTCTGATATCTTATATCGACTCTTTTAAACACCTTGTTAACAATTTAAATTTGTATGTTCTCGCCTTTACTTCTTGTACCAGAACCGAGCTCATGGCATTATTCTTGGTAGATAAATACATCAATAAAGGCATTCCTTCCTTTGGGAGAGATAATACTAGAGGGTAGGTGGAAACATCTTTAGCTTTGCAAACGTATCTTTCTTTTGTGCATTCAAACATTTCTTTCTTCTTTAATGTTAGCATAAATGGAATATTAACTGTTGGTCTTCTTTGACAGAGTTAGGACTCCATAAGTTAATTATGGCCCAAAACTTTTTAGACTTAGCCTAAATTCCTTTTCTTGTGATCTTGAAacctaaatatttttttggtttgaataaaaaaaaaaaagaacattttGTTGGATTTAGATGCATGATATACCTTATCAATGACACCACTTTGTTGTTAAGGTCCTCACACCTCCAAATTGCGTCCAATATGATTGGCAAACACAATATCCATCGCCCTTAAGTAAATTTTCCTAGCGTTTTTAGGCCAGACAATATTACTTCATAACAGTATTTTGTAATTATTGGTCATGAACATTGTCTTGGGCGTGTGAGGTGGGTTCATtttaatctgattgtaacctgagcaCGTGTCCATAAAGTTGAACACTTTGTAGCCAATACAACCATCAATCAACTTATCAATGTTAGACAACAAATAGGGATCTTTTGGACAGGCTTGATTAAGATCAGTGAAGTATACATGATGTTGCAGTGTTAGCAATCAAAAGTGTAAGTGTTTGTTTTGTCGTATCCACAAGGACTGATACAATATCAATGTTGTTAAATAGTTACTATGGTTTTAAGCGTAAGTTTGCAAGATTTTTTATTATGGAAAATTACATAATGTAGAACGGATgaatgataaataaaattttagagAGATGAGACTTGCTGGGATTGGATTTCATCCACCGATTAAATATGCAACTTACTAATCAGCTATACACAATCTAAACATCTATCAATATCAT contains:
- the LOC131607829 gene encoding uncharacterized protein LOC131607829 translates to MSPKIEKTGEMKRKNLNEAENVSHTEPTNLNNQSDPLDCSPSVRKKLNPNCNSRRILRSSKKRVETEKTLPGRLEPHMSPAKIVENSAVGGPEVIEEKDECSSLSLSLKLSDLVAMVGDDDDDDDDSETQSRYEDNVNAYQVKPEYMEILRKIIDKHGDIAKNCQAKSVKFRSMMLEIICEVISALDKKDVTNLKGVKKMIGQIDDVKEMKVEVEWLHTRLTEILEARQVFKQCGKLKEKIDNITGFTEIAESELKECEDEKKKLWLKLKEICDIEADWKKRLARMQEESIMASQSVKDAMSKVKRFYKRSLIDDLL